AGCGCAGTCTGGCAGCTACCAAATTAGCCGAACCATTACCCCTTTCCGTACAGCGCGATCCTTTGGGTTGGCTGATTAAGGGCGGTAGCGCTTTGGCCGTCAGTTCCATTGTAAAGCCGATCGTACTCCAACAGATCGCCCGTCAGTTCGCCCTTCACTTTGCTAAATACCAAATTGCCAGGGAAGCAGTAGTAACTGGCGGAGTGGCAGCAATGACGAAATTCCAAGGCTATACGGTTTTAAAAGCCGCCGAACAAGGTATGGCGGTGAGTGCGGCTCGTTATAGTATGGTACGAGGCGTATTTTCCTTTTTGGGCCCTGCGTTGTGGGCTTGGTTTTTGGCAGACTTGGGTTGGAGAGCGATCGCAACCAATTATGCTCGTATTATCCCCACTGTCTTTGCCCTCGCGCAAATTCGACTAACTCGTAGTGAATGCTGGGAAATCGCCTAAATTATGTAAGGATAAAGAATGAAGGATGAAGTTTCCCGATTCAGGATGAAAGCTTCCTTTCATCCCGAATCTCGTTTACAAATATGGTGGAATTTAGCCCAGCTAGGTTTTTTGATTTTTCCTTTATTTCCCGCTTTGGGTGCCATACCAATTGCTTTAGCAATATTGGGAACTGGCAAAGAAAAGTTTCGCCAAATAATCAGTCGTCCCCTCAATTGGGTAATCGGAATTTTAAGCATTTTATTAATATTAACCGCTAGCATCGCCCTTCACCGCTCGGATGCTTTCTTGGGTTTAGCAAATTTCTTACCATTTTTTTTATTGCAGATTTCCTTTAACGAATTAATCCAAAAACCCGCACAATTACGACGCATCGCTTGGATTTTAATTTTACCTTCTCTACCGATCGCCATTCTTGGTTTAGGGCAGCTATTTTTTAATTGGCATACTTCCGGATTACTAGCAAATATCTTAGGTTGGACGCTCATACCCAACGGTAATCCCCCCAGCAGAATGTCTTCCGTTTTTATGTATGCGAATATCTTTGCTGCTTATCTGCTGATTATTTTCATTTTGGCATTAAGTTTATTGATAGAAAATTTGGTAATTTCCTATAAAAAATCAGATGATAATAACCATAATAATTCTAACTCTTATCTTTCTTATGCAGAGGAGAATAAATCAGAAAAACCTCTTAAAATTCCCTATTTCCAATGCTTATTTTTGATATCGGTATTAGCGTTCTGCGCGATCGCGATCGTCCTCACTAACTCTCGCAATGCTTGGGCAATTTCATCCCTGGCTTGCCTAGCCTTTGCTATTTATCTAGGTTGGCGTTGGCTATTAGCAGGAATCGCCGGAATAGTTACCATGATTCTAGCCGCCGCTTATGCACCTTCACCCATAAGTCAATTTCTCCGAAAATTTGTACCCGCTTTCTTTTGGGCGCGACTCACCGATCGAAACTTTCCCGATCGACCATTACCTTATTTGCGAACAACGCAATGGAAATTCACTTTCTGGATGACACAACAACGTCCATTAACCGGATGGGGTTTACGTAATTTTACTCCTCTTTATCAAGCAAAATATTCTACTCCCGAACTGCCTGTATGGTTGGGGCATCCCCATAGTTTATTTTTGATGCTAACAGGTGAAATAGGTATTCCGACAGCAATACTGTTTTTTACATTGGTTGGTTGGATTATTTATCAAGGCTGTTTGTTGCTGCTTAACATGAATGGAAAGAATGAAGATAAATTAATTTTATTTGGTTTTATAATGGCTTTTTTAGCTTGTACTTTATTTAATACAGTAGATGTATCGATATTTGATTTGCGAATAAATACATTAGGTTGGTTGC
This genomic window from Leptolyngbyaceae cyanobacterium contains:
- a CDS encoding O-antigen ligase family protein; the encoded protein is MKASFHPESRLQIWWNLAQLGFLIFPLFPALGAIPIALAILGTGKEKFRQIISRPLNWVIGILSILLILTASIALHRSDAFLGLANFLPFFLLQISFNELIQKPAQLRRIAWILILPSLPIAILGLGQLFFNWHTSGLLANILGWTLIPNGNPPSRMSSVFMYANIFAAYLLIIFILALSLLIENLVISYKKSDDNNHNNSNSYLSYAEENKSEKPLKIPYFQCLFLISVLAFCAIAIVLTNSRNAWAISSLACLAFAIYLGWRWLLAGIAGIVTMILAAAYAPSPISQFLRKFVPAFFWARLTDRNFPDRPLPYLRTTQWKFTFWMTQQRPLTGWGLRNFTPLYQAKYSTPELPVWLGHPHSLFLMLTGEIGIPTAILFFTLVGWIIYQGCLLLLNMNGKNEDKLILFGFIMAFLACTLFNTVDVSIFDLRINTLGWLLLASICGVVYHRKKYS